A genomic window from Coccinella septempunctata chromosome 9, icCocSept1.1, whole genome shotgun sequence includes:
- the LOC123320649 gene encoding CDGSH iron-sulfur domain-containing protein 3, mitochondrial, with protein MLRNILISANLLKFSVRGYSSKIPKNALENVISAQHQKENGVVYDKKPFKIALVEGKSYLWCLCGRSHNQPFCDGTHKNQQLRVTQKPIRFQVEESKDYWLCNCKQTANRPFCDGTHKTDDVINATSLVRQ; from the exons ATGTTGAGAAATATCCTTATAAGCGCAAATTTGTTGAAGTTTAGTGTT AGGGGTTACTCATCTAAGATTCCCAAAAATGCACTGGAAAATGTGATATCTGCTCAACATCAAAAAGAAAACGGCGTAGTTTACGATAAGAAACCCTTCAAAATTGCTCTTGTCGAGG GTAAAAGTTATTTATGGTGTCTCTGTGGAAGAAGTCATAATCAGCCGTTTTGTGACGGTACACATAAAAATCAACAGCTTAGAGTAACTCAAAA acCTATCAGATTCCAAGTGGAAGAATCAAAGGATTATTGGCTTTGTAACTGCAAACAAACTGCTAATAGGCCATTCTGTGATGGTACACACAAAACTGATGATGTTATTAATGCAACATCTCTAGTTCGACAATAA